The Nitrospiria bacterium sequence CCGATAGGCATCCGGATGAGTTTTTGGAATAAATCCTTCCGGATGGCCGCGATGGCGCGGTTCCCGGCATAACGCATCAGATAAGACCGCGCGTAATTAAATCCGCCCTTGGTCATCCCGACTCCGACAATGGACGGGATGATCCAGTAGAGCAGGTCCCACTGATTCTTGATAAAGATCTCATCGATGATCGGTTTGACCATCCAGGCGTACGAAGCCGTCAGAAGCGCGACGGTCCCGGCACAGGCGGTGGCGCCGACCAAGCTTTTCCAGTGGGGCTTGAGGTATCCCAACAATCTTCGGGCCCTGTTCATGCCGTGACCGTCCGAGTCGTTTGAAATAAAATCTTCAGGATGCTGGCGGCGGCGCGATGGGCGGCGCCCGGCGAGCCCAGCTTTTGCCGAACCTCTTCCAGCGATTTTCGTTGTTCCTTCATCTTGGCCGGATCGCGCAGGTGATCCAGGACGACCTCCGCGATCCTCTCCGGCGTCGCATTCGACTGAAGCAGTTCCGGCGTCACGACCCGCCCGGCAAGAATGTTCACCAGCCCGGCGGACCGGATCTTCACCAGCAAACGGGCAAGGAGCATGGTGAGCGGGGCCACTTTATACACAATGACCATCGGGGTTCCGACCACGGCCGCCTCCAGCGTCGCCGTCCCGGAGGCGACGACCGCAAAATCGGCGCAGGCCAGGACCTGGGGCGCGTCGCCGCTCACCAGCCTCAACCCGTCGGCGCGCCCGAATAATTTCCGGCGAATTTCCGACATCGAAAGCGACGGCGCCACCGGCACGATTCCGATCACGGACGGCAGACCCGTCCGGATCCGTCGGAAAGCCTCCGTCATCCGATCCAAAAGACGATCGATTTCCATCCGCCGGCTGCCGGGCAAAAGCGCGACGACAACGGCGTCGTCGGAAATTTCGTAGCGGCGGCGCAGTTCCCCGCGGTTCAGCGTCGGCGGAATTTCATCCAGGAGCGGATGGCCCACGAACTCGCAGGGCACGCCGGCTTCTCGATACAACGGCTCTTCGAACGGAAAGATCACCAGCATCCGGTCGACCCATTTTTTGATTGTTTTGAGGCGGCCCGCCCTCCAGGCCCAGACCTTGGGCCCGATGTAATAGACCGTCGGAATCGCCATTCGTTTGGCCAGCTTCGCGACCCTCAAATTGAAATCCGGCGAATCGATCAGGACCACCAGGTCAACGCCGCGATTCATGAGGACTTCCTTGACCGCCTCAAACGCCCGGAGAACCGACCGCCATCTCTGGAAAACCTCGACGAGCCCCATGACGCCCAGTTGCCGATTGTCGAATACCAACTCCACCCCGGCCCCCTTCATTTTCTCCGCGCCCATTCCAAGAATCCGGAGGTCCGGCTGCTGGAGGAGAAGCGCCCGGGCCAATTCGGCGCCGTGCAGATCGCCCGAGGCCTCGCCCGTCACAATCAGGATCGTGGGTCCGGACACGTTGGGTTCCTCCCGTCCTGGTGGAACGGCGCGCCGCGCCCCCGCCGCAACGGTCATGATGGACTGACCAGCCGCTTCAACCAGCGCACGCAGAAATTTCGGACCGCCACGGCCTTATTCTGCATAAACAGCCCCCGATCCAGTCGATCGGCTTCTTCCGTCGTCAAGATCTCGGGCGCCAACTGCCGTTTCAGCTTGGCCAATCCCAAATAATCGTCCTGATAGAAGATCCCGTAGAGCCCGTTCCGGAAAAAACTCCAGCGACGGCCCCGTTCAAATGCGGTGGCGAGGTCGATCAGGTACGGCTCTCCGCTCTTCGAAATCATGATATTTTTCTTATTCCGCAAATCGCACAGGACGACGTTCCGTTCATGGACCGAATCGACGATTTGTTTCAGGCGATGAAAAAAATCATGGGAAAGCTCGCCGGTTTTGAACTTGGAGGCGTTCCGGCCTTCGATGTACTCGATCGCCAGGGCATAGCGGTCCAGTTTACCATAATAACGCGGGATACCCTGCAAGCCGGCCAGCTTTCGATACATGCGCGCTTCATTCCAGGTCGACACCAGCCCCACAAAGAACCGATACAGAAACCCCCGGGGTTGATAATCCTTGACGACGATCGGCCCCGCATCCGCCCGCACCAGAAGAATGTCCGGCTGCCAAGGCTTGGAGGGACGCAACGGCTCAAGACATCGCTGAACGAGATTCTCCCTCGTCACCCCGTCGATCGCCATGGCTTAGCGACCCAAAACCGAAATCCCGGCCGTCCGGGCCTTTTCCAATAGCAGGTTTTTTTCCAGCAAAATGCTGCCTCCGGCTTCGAGGACAAGAACCGTCGCTCCGACCTCGGACATCACCTCGATGGTCTGGGGGCCGACCGTCGGGAGATCAAACCGGACGTCCTGCTGCGGTTTACGCACTTTAACCACGACGGCCCCCTCGCCGCCGTGGCGGCCGCCGCGGCGGATCGTCTCGTCCGTTCCTTCGATCGCTTCCACCGCCAGGACGGTGCGATCCTTCACCACGGCGCATTGTCCGATGTCCAAGCGGCCGATCTCCTTGGCCAGCGACCACCCGAACTCCGCATCCTGCTCCTCCCGCGCCGTCAGGGGTCGTTCCGTCAACGGTCCTTTGGGCGTCAGGATGCCGGACAACATTTCCGTCGCCGAACGGATCCGGATTCCCTCCGAGGCCAGCTCGTCCGCCACGGCGCGGAGCAGACTGTCGTCTTTTTTGATTCCGACCCGGGCGAGCAGCGACAGGGTGCGAAGGTCCGGCCGGGCGTTTCCAAACAGCCGAACCTTTTTGATGCCTCCCGCCATGACGGCCTCGGATACGCCGGCGTTTTTGAAGGCCTCGATCAGTTTATTCAACTCCCCCACGTAGATCCACGTCAGTTCATCGACGTGCGCGGCCAGGTCGGGGTGGGTTTCGCCCTGATGGGCGACCGCGACAACGCGATACCCCTCCCGCCGCGCGGCCTGCGCCACCGTCAAGGGAAAAGTCCCGCTGCCGGCGATGAGTCCCAGCGTTTTCATCGGCACACACCCCGCTCGGACGTCTCGACGAACGTGGCCAGGTCCTGCGCCTCCGGTGAACTCGGAAGCTCGTTCCGGATCTTCTCCACGGCCTCTTTCATCGAAAGCTTGGATCGAAACAGAATTTTGTAAGCCGTCTTGAGCGAGGCCATCTGCTCGTCGCGGAATCCATGGCGTTTCAATCCGACCGTGTTCAGGCCGTACAGTTTGGCCCGGTTCCCCACGGCCGAGACGAACGGCGGAATGTCCTGCGCCACCGCGGAGCAGCCTCCGATAATCGCGTGCCGGCCGATGCGAACAAACTGGTGCACGCCCGTCAGTCCGCCGATGACCGCGTGATCCTGCACCGCGATATGCCCGGCCAGGGTCGCCGCGTTGGCCAGAACGACGTGGTTTCCGATCTGGCAGTCGTGCGCCACATGGACGTACGCCATGAGAAGGTTGTGGTCGCCGATTTTCGTGACGCCGCCCCCCGGTTCCGTGCCGCGGTGGACGGTGACGTATTCCCGTATTGTATTATTCTTTCCGATCACGACGTGCGATTTTTCTCCCTTGAATTTCAGATCCTGGGGAACGGAACCGATGGACGAAAAGGGAAAGAGACGGCACCCTTCCCCGATCTCGGTCCAGCCGTCGATCACGACATGCGAGGCGACCTGAACTCCCCGGTGCAATTGAACGTGTTCCCCGATCACGCAGTAGGGACCGACCTCGACGTCGTCGTCGATGCGGGCCTTCGGATGAATCAACGCGGTCGGATGGATTCGCGTCACCGGGCTCCCCCCTCCTCCGCGTCCTCCGCCAGCATGGCCGTCAGCTGGGCCTCGCAGACCAGCGTCTTTTCCACATGGGCGGTCCCTTTGAGCTTCCAATACGGAGGACGACTCTGGGCCACCGTCAACTCGAACCGGATTTGATCGCCGGGTAAAACCGGCTTTCGGAATTTGGCTTTTTCGATGGCCAGAAAATAGACCAGTTTTTTCTTGGGATCCGTGCTGGACTTGAAAGCCAACACGCCGCCGACCTGGGCCATGGCCTCGATGATCAGCACTCCCGGCATAATCGGGCGATCCGGAAAGTGCCCCTGGAAGTAGGGCTCGCCGATCGTCACATTCTTGATGCCCACAATCCGCCGGCCGATCTCGATCTCCTCGATGCGATCGATGAGGAGAAACGGATAGCGGTGGGGAAGGATTCCCAGAATGTCGCGCGCATCGATCATCGTTCACTCCGCTCCGGGGCGCCTCCGCTCATCGCTTTTTCAAGACGCTCCAATTTCATTTCCAGTTCCTTGATCCGCTTCCGAAGTTCGGGAAGATGCGGGAACGTGGCCTGGGCCTCGAGCCATTGTCGATGCGGCAGCGCCGGATAGCCCGACACGACTTGATTCGGACCGACGTCCTTCGTCACCCCGGCCCTTCCTCCGGCCACCACGTTGTCGCCGATCGTCAGATGTCCGGCGACCCCGGTTTGTCCGGCCAGCGTCACGCGACGGCCGATCACGGCGCTTCCCGAAATGCCCACCTGCGACACGAGGAGACAATCCTCGCCGACCGTGACGTTGTGCGCGATCTGAACCAGGTTATCGATCTTAGTCCCCCGCCGGATCACCGTCCGCCCCATCGCGGCGCGATCCACGGCGACGTTGGCGCCGATCTCCACGTCGTCCTCGATCACGACCGTTCCGATCTGCGGGATTTTGTGGTGCCGGCCCTTGTGCGTGGCAAACCCGAACCCGTCGCTGCCGATCACCGTGCCGCCATGAATGATCACCCGCCGGCCGATGATCACCTTTTCCCGGATGCTGACATTGGCATGGATCACCGTGTCCTCGCCGATTTCCGTTTCTTCGCCGATATAAACGCCGGGGTACAACGCCACGCGGTCTCCGATCACGGCCCGGTCTTCAACGGTCACGAACGAGTGGATGGAAAGATCGCGTCCAAGCCTCACCCCGTTCCCAATCGCCGCCAACGGACTGATTCCGACCGCTCGATACGGCTTCTCCACCAAAGCCGTCAGGATGCGGGAGAACGCATAATACGGATCCT is a genomic window containing:
- the lpxA gene encoding acyl-ACP--UDP-N-acetylglucosamine O-acyltransferase — its product is MTRIHPTALIHPKARIDDDVEVGPYCVIGEHVQLHRGVQVASHVVIDGWTEIGEGCRLFPFSSIGSVPQDLKFKGEKSHVVIGKNNTIREYVTVHRGTEPGGGVTKIGDHNLLMAYVHVAHDCQIGNHVVLANAATLAGHIAVQDHAVIGGLTGVHQFVRIGRHAIIGGCSAVAQDIPPFVSAVGNRAKLYGLNTVGLKRHGFRDEQMASLKTAYKILFRSKLSMKEAVEKIRNELPSSPEAQDLATFVETSERGVCR
- the lpxI gene encoding UDP-2,3-diacylglucosamine diphosphatase LpxI (LpxI, functionally equivalent to LpxH, replaces it in LPS biosynthesis in a minority of bacteria.), with amino-acid sequence MKTLGLIAGSGTFPLTVAQAARREGYRVVAVAHQGETHPDLAAHVDELTWIYVGELNKLIEAFKNAGVSEAVMAGGIKKVRLFGNARPDLRTLSLLARVGIKKDDSLLRAVADELASEGIRIRSATEMLSGILTPKGPLTERPLTAREEQDAEFGWSLAKEIGRLDIGQCAVVKDRTVLAVEAIEGTDETIRRGGRHGGEGAVVVKVRKPQQDVRFDLPTVGPQTIEVMSEVGATVLVLEAGGSILLEKNLLLEKARTAGISVLGR
- the lpxB gene encoding lipid-A-disaccharide synthase, which translates into the protein MTVAAGARRAVPPGREEPNVSGPTILIVTGEASGDLHGAELARALLLQQPDLRILGMGAEKMKGAGVELVFDNRQLGVMGLVEVFQRWRSVLRAFEAVKEVLMNRGVDLVVLIDSPDFNLRVAKLAKRMAIPTVYYIGPKVWAWRAGRLKTIKKWVDRMLVIFPFEEPLYREAGVPCEFVGHPLLDEIPPTLNRGELRRRYEISDDAVVVALLPGSRRMEIDRLLDRMTEAFRRIRTGLPSVIGIVPVAPSLSMSEIRRKLFGRADGLRLVSGDAPQVLACADFAVVASGTATLEAAVVGTPMVIVYKVAPLTMLLARLLVKIRSAGLVNILAGRVVTPELLQSNATPERIAEVVLDHLRDPAKMKEQRKSLEEVRQKLGSPGAAHRAAASILKILFQTTRTVTA
- the lpxD gene encoding UDP-3-O-(3-hydroxymyristoyl)glucosamine N-acyltransferase; translation: MKSVALKELAEAVDGRLLGDPAVLIHGAAGIKEARPGEITFLANAKYATLLRDTRASAVILSKPRPDVSCAQVIVEDPYYAFSRILTALVEKPYRAVGISPLAAIGNGVRLGRDLSIHSFVTVEDRAVIGDRVALYPGVYIGEETEIGEDTVIHANVSIREKVIIGRRVIIHGGTVIGSDGFGFATHKGRHHKIPQIGTVVIEDDVEIGANVAVDRAAMGRTVIRRGTKIDNLVQIAHNVTVGEDCLLVSQVGISGSAVIGRRVTLAGQTGVAGHLTIGDNVVAGGRAGVTKDVGPNQVVSGYPALPHRQWLEAQATFPHLPELRKRIKELEMKLERLEKAMSGGAPERSER
- the fabZ gene encoding 3-hydroxyacyl-ACP dehydratase FabZ; this translates as MIDARDILGILPHRYPFLLIDRIEEIEIGRRIVGIKNVTIGEPYFQGHFPDRPIMPGVLIIEAMAQVGGVLAFKSSTDPKKKLVYFLAIEKAKFRKPVLPGDQIRFELTVAQSRPPYWKLKGTAHVEKTLVCEAQLTAMLAEDAEEGGAR